From a region of the Microterricola gilva genome:
- the nrdH gene encoding glutaredoxin-like protein NrdH: MTVTVYTKPSCVQCTATYRALDKQGIEYEVLDLSVDENALAAVKELGYLQAPVVITDEDHWSGFRPDKISELASRLA; this comes from the coding sequence ATGACTGTAACGGTCTACACCAAGCCTTCGTGCGTGCAGTGCACGGCGACGTATCGCGCCCTCGACAAGCAGGGTATCGAGTACGAGGTTCTGGACCTGTCGGTCGACGAGAATGCGCTCGCCGCCGTCAAGGAGTTGGGCTATCTGCAGGCGCCCGTCGTGATCACCGACGAAGACCACTGGTCGGGCTTCCGCCCCGACAAGATTTCGGAGCTCGCCTCGCGCCTCGCGTAG
- a CDS encoding type IV toxin-antitoxin system AbiEi family antitoxin domain-containing protein produces MSTGDDATDAVAPTVRQAAGMIDTLELLSALDGGLISVVMLRDAGVSSRWLERLVATGVLTRVRRGAFVLTSVWRTMWPNERYRLFVRATVASSPRALVVSHLSAAVMHGLPLVGEWPQTLHVLDAGAGGGASSRLMTSHRSVPESDTVLIDGVRVTALARTLADIAIAETLERSVPALDAGLHSARVAANTVARLRGVPWGSEEMAALAQLAEHGLREQLSEELELLAPRRWRLRAERAIGFANGLADGAGESLSRVRFVELGFEIPELQVRFDGADGRDAFVDCFWRGVRKGGEFDGNHKYMRGVILKPGQDPGEIVFAEKRREDALRTQLNSMARWVWDEVLPARTFFRFLTEHDVPRAQVRAQMPRRTPSRPSVPASAISLRPATPLQPVPESGPAKAAGAR; encoded by the coding sequence TTGTCCACAGGCGACGACGCGACGGATGCCGTCGCACCCACCGTGCGGCAGGCTGCCGGCATGATCGATACGCTCGAGCTCCTCAGCGCCCTCGATGGCGGACTCATCTCGGTGGTGATGCTGCGCGATGCCGGCGTCTCGAGCCGGTGGCTGGAGCGCCTCGTCGCCACCGGGGTCCTTACGCGCGTGCGCCGGGGAGCATTCGTGCTGACGTCGGTGTGGCGGACGATGTGGCCGAACGAGCGGTACCGACTCTTCGTGCGGGCGACGGTTGCCTCCTCGCCGCGAGCGCTCGTCGTGTCGCATCTCTCGGCTGCCGTCATGCACGGCCTGCCGCTGGTGGGCGAGTGGCCGCAGACCCTGCACGTGCTGGACGCGGGCGCTGGCGGAGGAGCCTCATCACGGCTGATGACGAGTCATCGTTCCGTTCCTGAATCCGACACGGTGCTCATCGACGGCGTGCGGGTGACAGCGCTCGCGCGCACGCTCGCGGACATCGCTATCGCCGAGACACTCGAACGGTCCGTGCCTGCGCTGGACGCCGGGCTGCATTCCGCCCGAGTGGCCGCGAACACGGTTGCGCGGTTGCGCGGCGTGCCGTGGGGGAGTGAAGAGATGGCGGCGTTAGCCCAGCTGGCGGAGCACGGCTTGAGGGAGCAGCTGAGCGAGGAGCTGGAGCTCCTGGCGCCCCGGCGGTGGCGCCTGCGCGCCGAGCGAGCGATCGGATTCGCGAATGGGCTGGCCGACGGAGCGGGGGAGAGTCTGAGCCGGGTGCGCTTCGTGGAGCTCGGATTCGAGATCCCAGAGCTCCAAGTCCGCTTCGACGGCGCGGATGGCCGTGACGCCTTCGTGGACTGCTTCTGGCGCGGCGTGCGCAAGGGCGGTGAATTCGATGGGAATCACAAGTACATGCGGGGTGTGATTCTCAAGCCGGGGCAAGACCCGGGTGAGATCGTCTTCGCCGAGAAGCGCCGCGAGGACGCGCTGCGCACGCAGCTCAACTCGATGGCGCGCTGGGTATGGGACGAGGTGCTGCCAGCGCGAACGTTCTTCCGTTTTCTGACGGAACACGACGTGCCTCGTGCTCAGGTGCGGGCCCAGATGCCGCGGCGCACCCCATCGCGTCCGAGCGTGCCGGCTTCCGCCATCTCGCTGCGGCCAGCCACGCCGCTCCAGCCCGTTCCGGAGTCGGGGCCCGCGAAAGCCGCAGGGGCCCGGTAA
- the mmsB gene encoding multiple monosaccharide ABC transporter permease, giving the protein MTKLENRPTDNTAVGSQINPSDNKFTRWLSHVLADLGKNGIFLALIAVVVLFTVLTDGILLRPQNISNLIVQNGYILVLAIGMVMVIIAGHIDLSVGSVAAFVGACSGVFAVTWGLPWWLSIILSLLIGALVGVWQGFWIAYVGIPAFIVTLAGMLIFRGLALVVLGNANIGSFPAEYRALGNGFLTNVFGEFPLDPLTIGVGVIAIAALILQQVRTRVGRQKYGQEVEPLSWFITKLVLIAAVIGAFAWALASYKGIPITLIVLAVLVLIYGVIMNRSVFGRHIYAIGGNRHAAELSGVKARRVDFLLFVNMGVLAALAGLIFTARLNLAGPKAGDGFELEAISAAFIGGAAVQGGVGTIAGAIIGGLIIGVLNNGMSIMGIGIEWQQAVKGLVLLLAVAFDVYNKRRAGGN; this is encoded by the coding sequence ATGACAAAACTTGAAAACCGGCCGACGGACAATACCGCGGTCGGCTCACAGATCAATCCGTCGGACAACAAGTTCACGCGCTGGCTCAGCCACGTTCTGGCCGACCTCGGCAAGAACGGCATCTTCCTCGCCCTCATCGCCGTGGTCGTGCTGTTCACCGTGCTGACCGACGGCATCCTGCTTCGCCCGCAGAACATCTCCAACCTGATCGTGCAGAACGGCTACATCCTCGTTCTCGCGATCGGCATGGTGATGGTCATCATCGCCGGCCACATCGACCTCTCGGTCGGTTCCGTCGCCGCCTTCGTCGGGGCCTGCTCCGGTGTGTTCGCGGTGACATGGGGGCTGCCGTGGTGGCTCTCGATCATCCTCTCGCTGCTGATCGGTGCCCTGGTCGGTGTCTGGCAGGGCTTCTGGATCGCCTACGTCGGCATCCCAGCGTTCATCGTGACGCTGGCCGGCATGTTGATCTTCCGCGGTCTCGCCCTCGTCGTGCTCGGCAACGCCAACATCGGTTCGTTCCCGGCCGAGTACCGCGCCCTCGGCAACGGCTTCCTCACGAATGTGTTCGGGGAGTTCCCGCTCGATCCGCTGACCATCGGCGTCGGTGTGATTGCGATCGCCGCGTTGATCCTGCAGCAGGTGCGCACCCGCGTCGGTCGTCAGAAGTACGGCCAGGAGGTGGAGCCGCTCAGCTGGTTCATCACCAAGCTCGTGCTCATCGCGGCCGTCATCGGCGCATTCGCCTGGGCCCTCGCCAGCTACAAGGGCATCCCGATCACGCTCATCGTGCTCGCCGTCCTCGTGCTCATCTACGGCGTGATCATGAACCGCAGCGTCTTCGGCCGCCACATCTACGCCATCGGTGGCAACCGTCACGCCGCTGAGCTCTCCGGTGTCAAGGCGCGTCGCGTCGACTTCCTGCTGTTCGTCAACATGGGTGTGCTCGCCGCTCTCGCCGGCCTGATCTTCACCGCCCGCCTCAACCTGGCCGGCCCGAAGGCCGGTGACGGCTTCGAGCTCGAGGCCATCTCCGCCGCCTTCATCGGTGGCGCGGCGGTACAGGGTGGTGTCGGTACGATCGCCGGCGCGATCATCGGTGGTCTGATCATCGGTGTGCTGAACAACGGTATGTCGATCATGGGCATCGGCATCGAGTGGCAGCAGGCCGTCAAGGGTCTCGTGCTGCTGCTGGCCGTCGCCTTCGATGTGTACAACAAGCGCCGCGCCGGGGGGAACTAG
- the mmsA gene encoding multiple monosaccharide ABC transporter ATP-binding protein, with protein MTTNILEMRGITKTFPGVKALSNVTLSAERGEVLAICGENGAGKSTLMKVLSGVYPHGSYTGDIVFEDEIVEFKDITDSEAKGIVIIHQELALSPYLSIAENIFLNNELTNKAGLIDWNRTNHEAQKLLARVGLSDNPTTRIMDIGVGKQQLVEIAKALSKRVKLLILDEPTAALNDEDSNHLLNLILHLKGQGITSIIISHKLNEIKKIADSVTVIRDGKTIETIAKTDVTEERIIKDMVGRDLESRYPDHTPNIGEELLRVEDWTAHHPQDQNRVVVDNVSLNVHAGEIVGIAGLMGAGRTEFAMSLFGRSYGTKISGRVFKRGKEIKTRTVAEAIENGIAYATEDRKTYGLNLIEDIKRNISMASLGKLEKFGLVHDNEEYRVANDFRKSMNIKAPSVLVKTGKLSGGNQQKVVLSKWIYSDPDVLILDEPTRGIDVGAKYEIYAIINKLAAEGKGIIVISSELPELLGISDRVYAISEGRITGEVPIAEATPESVLKLMTMEKPR; from the coding sequence GTGACCACCAACATTCTGGAGATGCGCGGCATCACCAAGACGTTCCCCGGGGTCAAAGCACTCTCCAATGTCACGCTCTCGGCCGAGCGCGGCGAGGTGCTGGCCATCTGCGGCGAGAACGGCGCGGGCAAGTCCACGCTCATGAAGGTGCTGAGTGGCGTCTACCCGCACGGCAGCTACACCGGCGACATCGTCTTCGAAGACGAGATCGTCGAGTTCAAGGACATCACGGACAGCGAAGCCAAGGGCATCGTCATCATCCACCAGGAGCTGGCCCTCAGCCCCTACCTCTCCATTGCGGAGAACATCTTCCTCAACAACGAGTTGACGAACAAGGCCGGCCTGATCGACTGGAACCGCACCAACCACGAGGCGCAGAAGCTGCTCGCCCGCGTTGGGCTCAGCGACAACCCGACCACTCGCATCATGGACATCGGCGTCGGCAAGCAGCAGCTGGTGGAGATCGCGAAGGCGCTCTCCAAGCGTGTCAAGCTGCTCATCCTCGATGAGCCGACGGCCGCCCTCAACGACGAGGACTCCAACCACCTGCTCAACCTGATCCTGCACCTCAAGGGCCAAGGCATCACGTCGATCATCATCAGTCACAAGCTGAACGAGATCAAGAAGATCGCCGACTCGGTCACCGTCATCCGCGACGGCAAGACGATCGAGACGATCGCCAAGACGGATGTCACTGAAGAACGCATCATCAAGGACATGGTCGGCCGCGACCTCGAGAGCCGCTACCCCGACCACACGCCGAACATCGGCGAGGAGCTGCTGCGCGTCGAGGACTGGACGGCGCACCACCCGCAGGACCAGAACCGCGTCGTCGTCGACAACGTGAGCCTCAACGTGCACGCAGGTGAGATCGTCGGAATCGCCGGCCTCATGGGCGCCGGGCGCACCGAGTTCGCGATGAGCCTGTTCGGTCGCAGCTACGGCACCAAGATCTCCGGCCGCGTGTTCAAGCGCGGCAAGGAGATCAAGACGCGCACCGTCGCGGAGGCGATCGAGAACGGCATCGCCTACGCCACGGAGGACCGTAAGACCTACGGCCTGAACCTGATCGAAGACATCAAGCGCAACATCTCGATGGCCTCGCTCGGGAAGCTCGAGAAGTTTGGCCTCGTTCACGACAACGAGGAGTACCGCGTCGCCAACGACTTCCGCAAGAGCATGAACATCAAGGCCCCGTCGGTACTCGTGAAGACCGGCAAGCTCTCCGGCGGAAACCAGCAGAAGGTCGTGCTGTCGAAGTGGATCTACTCCGACCCCGACGTGCTCATCCTCGATGAGCCCACCCGCGGCATCGACGTCGGCGCCAAGTACGAGATCTACGCGATCATCAACAAGCTCGCGGCCGAGGGCAAGGGCATCATCGTGATCTCCTCCGAACTGCCAGAGCTGCTCGGCATCTCGGATCGCGTCTACGCGATCTCTGAGGGCCGCATCACCGGCGAGGTTCCCATCGCGGAAGCCACACCGGAATCCGTCCTCAAACTCATGACCATGGAAAAGCCCCGCTAG
- the chvE gene encoding multiple monosaccharide ABC transporter substrate-binding protein, whose amino-acid sequence MFTAGAMLALAACSGTSGDTAGGEGGGDGGLIGVAMPTKSSERWIQDGDAVKEQLEAQGFKVDLQYAEDDIPTQVSQIENMITKGAEALIIASIDGTTLTSVLEEAAANDIPVIAYDRLIRDSENVDYYASFDNYIVGQQQAWSVLNGLGLVELDGTPIDGAPAGPFNIELFAGSPDDNNATFFWQGAIDELQPFIDAGTLVVKSGQTEFEQAAILRWDGEVAQKRMENLLTSTYSDGSKVNGVLSPYDGLSRGIISALTDAGYTVGAEWPIISGQDAELDSVKAINSGEQFATIFKDTRQLAEVAVTMASAILNGEEVEVNNTTDYDNGKITVPSYLLPSQIVVKDNINEVLVDSGYWTEDEIKG is encoded by the coding sequence ATGTTCACGGCCGGCGCCATGCTGGCACTCGCTGCTTGCTCCGGCACCTCCGGCGACACCGCCGGCGGCGAGGGTGGCGGCGACGGCGGCCTCATCGGCGTTGCGATGCCGACCAAGAGCTCCGAGCGCTGGATCCAGGACGGCGACGCCGTCAAGGAGCAGCTCGAGGCCCAGGGCTTCAAGGTCGACCTGCAGTACGCAGAAGACGACATCCCCACCCAGGTCTCGCAGATCGAGAACATGATCACCAAGGGCGCAGAGGCCCTGATCATCGCGTCGATCGACGGCACGACGCTGACCAGCGTCCTCGAAGAGGCCGCAGCGAACGACATCCCCGTCATCGCCTACGACCGCCTGATCCGCGACTCGGAGAACGTCGACTACTACGCGTCGTTCGACAACTACATCGTCGGCCAGCAGCAGGCATGGTCGGTCCTCAACGGACTCGGCCTCGTCGAGCTCGACGGCACCCCGATCGACGGCGCCCCCGCCGGCCCGTTCAACATCGAGCTCTTCGCCGGCTCGCCCGATGACAACAACGCCACGTTCTTCTGGCAGGGTGCCATCGACGAGCTCCAGCCCTTCATTGACGCCGGCACCCTCGTCGTCAAGAGCGGCCAGACCGAGTTCGAGCAGGCCGCCATCCTCCGCTGGGACGGCGAAGTCGCCCAGAAGCGCATGGAGAACCTGCTGACGTCGACCTACTCCGACGGCTCCAAGGTCAACGGCGTTCTCTCTCCCTACGACGGCCTGTCGCGCGGCATCATCTCCGCTCTGACGGATGCCGGCTACACGGTTGGCGCCGAGTGGCCGATCATCTCCGGCCAGGACGCCGAGCTCGACTCGGTCAAGGCAATCAACTCGGGCGAGCAGTTCGCCACCATCTTCAAGGACACCCGCCAGCTGGCAGAGGTCGCCGTCACGATGGCGTCCGCCATCCTGAACGGTGAAGAGGTCGAGGTCAACAACACGACCGACTACGACAACGGCAAGATCACCGTCCCGTCGTACCTGCTGCCCTCGCAGATCGTTGTCAAGGACAACATCAACGAGGTCCTGGTCGACAGCGGTTACTGGACCGAAGACGAGATCAAGGGCTAG
- a CDS encoding L-ribulose-5-phosphate 4-epimerase, with product MSGYGPTIEVAIARLRTEVAQLHSELTRNGLVVWTGGNVSARVSGADLFVIKPSGVSYDELGPENMILCDLDGAVIGDTPGSDRAPSSDTAAHAYVYRNMPEVGGVVHTHSPYATAWAARGEAIPCVLTAMADEFGGPIPIGPFAIIGDDSIGRGIVQTLTGHRSRAVLMQNHGPFTIGKDARDAVKAAVMVEDAARTVHLARQGGAVIEIPQPAIDALFDRYQNVYGQAGSARPPKAPRGARKPSTTPPPARRPGAAGAKASSS from the coding sequence GTGAGCGGCTACGGACCCACGATTGAGGTGGCGATCGCCCGCCTGCGCACCGAGGTCGCCCAGCTGCACTCGGAGCTCACCCGCAACGGTCTCGTCGTCTGGACCGGCGGCAACGTCTCCGCCCGGGTGTCGGGTGCCGACCTCTTCGTCATCAAGCCGTCCGGCGTCTCCTACGACGAGCTCGGTCCGGAGAACATGATCCTCTGCGACCTCGACGGCGCCGTCATCGGTGACACCCCAGGCAGCGACAGGGCACCGTCGAGCGACACCGCCGCACATGCATACGTCTATCGGAATATGCCAGAGGTCGGCGGCGTCGTGCACACCCACTCGCCGTATGCGACGGCCTGGGCCGCCCGCGGCGAGGCGATCCCGTGTGTGCTCACCGCCATGGCCGACGAGTTCGGCGGCCCGATCCCGATCGGCCCGTTCGCGATCATCGGCGACGATTCGATCGGCCGGGGCATCGTGCAGACGCTCACCGGTCACCGTTCCCGCGCCGTGCTGATGCAGAACCACGGCCCGTTCACGATCGGCAAGGACGCCCGTGACGCGGTCAAGGCGGCCGTCATGGTCGAGGACGCCGCGCGCACGGTGCACCTGGCCCGCCAGGGCGGTGCCGTGATCGAGATCCCCCAACCCGCGATCGACGCGCTCTTCGATCGCTACCAGAACGTCTACGGTCAGGCCGGCAGCGCCCGCCCGCCGAAGGCTCCGCGCGGCGCGCGGAAGCCATCCACGACTCCACCACCCGCGCGGCGCCCCGGCGCCGCCGGTGCGAAGGCGAGCAGCAGCTAG
- a CDS encoding LacI family DNA-binding transcriptional regulator, which translates to MTVTDEGSRGRAPSIRDVARLAGVSHQTVSRVLNHHPSIRPETKARVLAVMDELQYRPNRAARALVTSRSRTIGVLSASSSQYGPASSIAAIEVAARAQGYYINTANIVSADREAITGAIEHLMAQAVEGIVVIAPQVRVFDILGEFAIDVPLVTLQSSGRFDGNTLAVDQITGARLATRHLIELGHRHIYHLAGPQDWIEAEARMTGFLREMSDSEVSTTAPILGDWTADFGYYAGRELLSVRDFTAIFSSNDQMALGLMHAVRDAGLDVPRDVSIVGFDDIPEAAHFAPPLTTVRQDFAELGRRCVERLITDIGRRSGAHSDKTADAAAPLAADTESVAETEVAGSRLLVPELIVRASTGLPAF; encoded by the coding sequence ATGACCGTGACAGACGAAGGCAGCCGGGGGCGGGCTCCGAGTATTCGCGATGTCGCGCGATTGGCGGGAGTCTCCCACCAGACGGTGTCGCGGGTGTTGAACCATCACCCGAGCATCCGGCCGGAGACGAAGGCGCGCGTGCTCGCCGTCATGGACGAGCTGCAGTACCGGCCGAACCGCGCGGCCAGGGCGCTGGTCACCAGCCGCTCGCGCACGATCGGGGTGCTGTCGGCATCCAGTTCGCAGTACGGCCCGGCCAGCAGCATCGCCGCGATCGAGGTCGCCGCCCGCGCGCAGGGGTACTACATCAACACGGCGAACATCGTCAGCGCCGACCGTGAAGCCATCACCGGCGCGATCGAACACCTCATGGCACAGGCGGTCGAGGGCATCGTCGTCATCGCCCCCCAGGTGCGCGTCTTCGACATCCTGGGCGAGTTCGCCATCGACGTGCCGCTGGTCACCCTGCAGTCCAGCGGGCGCTTCGACGGGAACACCCTCGCCGTCGACCAGATCACCGGCGCCCGGCTGGCGACCCGGCACCTGATCGAGCTCGGCCACCGCCACATTTACCACCTCGCCGGCCCGCAGGACTGGATCGAGGCCGAGGCGCGGATGACCGGATTCCTGCGGGAGATGTCGGACAGCGAGGTGTCAACGACCGCGCCGATCCTGGGGGACTGGACGGCCGACTTCGGCTACTACGCCGGGCGCGAGCTGCTCAGCGTGCGCGACTTCACCGCGATCTTCTCCTCGAACGACCAGATGGCGCTCGGGCTCATGCACGCGGTGCGCGATGCGGGGCTCGACGTTCCGCGCGACGTCAGCATCGTGGGCTTCGACGACATCCCGGAGGCCGCGCACTTCGCCCCGCCCCTCACCACCGTGCGGCAGGACTTCGCCGAGCTCGGCCGGCGCTGCGTCGAACGCCTGATCACCGACATCGGCCGCCGCTCGGGCGCGCACAGCGATAAGACCGCGGATGCCGCGGCGCCCCTCGCCGCCGACACCGAATCGGTCGCGGAAACCGAGGTCGCCGGCAGCCGTCTGCTCGTGCCGGAGCTCATCGTGCGCGCGTCGACGGGCCTGCCCGCGTTCTGA
- a CDS encoding MFS transporter yields MDAPTRPASVLSPEYRWISIGMCVLILLAAFESLAVTTVMPLIATELDGLSLYALAFAGPLAVSVVGMVLAGNWADRRGPKAPLYASVALFAIGLVLAGTATSMEVLVAGRLIHGLGGGGLTVALYVIVARVYPHALQPRIFAGFSAAWVVPSLVGPFVAGVVADAASWHWVFLGVVALVIPALAMVVPALRGMIHEADADAPVAPWNIARILWAVLAAAAVLVLNLSAEAAGWVLWTLPVLAVVVLAIALRPLLPVGALRAAAGLPATVLVRGLIAGAFFGAQVYVPLILTERYELTASMAGLALTLGGLAWAVTAQIQGRYAERLSHARCLRIGLTLLGASLAITVTAVTLALPALVLIVAWGFAGAGMGIMYPRTSVMTLQSSSEADQGFNSSAIAISDGIGAAIAIALAGIVFVLLSPFGGVVPFVGCFALAGGFWLVAVLVSRRAAVTAPLG; encoded by the coding sequence ATCGACGCCCCGACGCGCCCCGCGAGTGTGCTCAGCCCGGAGTATCGCTGGATCAGCATCGGCATGTGCGTACTTATTCTTCTTGCGGCATTTGAGTCGCTCGCCGTGACCACGGTCATGCCGTTGATTGCCACCGAGCTCGACGGCCTCTCGCTCTACGCGCTCGCCTTCGCCGGCCCGCTCGCGGTGAGCGTGGTCGGCATGGTGCTCGCGGGCAACTGGGCCGACCGGCGCGGGCCGAAGGCGCCGCTCTACGCCTCCGTCGCGCTGTTCGCCATCGGGCTCGTGCTCGCTGGCACCGCGACGAGCATGGAGGTGCTCGTCGCCGGACGCCTCATTCACGGCCTCGGCGGCGGCGGGCTCACCGTTGCGCTCTACGTGATCGTGGCGCGCGTCTACCCGCACGCCCTGCAGCCGCGCATCTTCGCCGGCTTCTCGGCGGCCTGGGTCGTGCCCTCCCTCGTCGGACCTTTCGTCGCCGGGGTCGTCGCCGATGCGGCCAGCTGGCACTGGGTGTTCCTCGGCGTCGTCGCGCTGGTGATCCCGGCGTTGGCGATGGTCGTGCCCGCGCTCCGCGGCATGATCCATGAAGCGGATGCCGACGCACCCGTCGCCCCCTGGAACATCGCCCGCATTCTCTGGGCTGTGCTGGCCGCCGCCGCCGTGCTCGTGCTGAACCTCAGCGCGGAGGCCGCCGGCTGGGTGCTCTGGACGCTGCCAGTGCTCGCCGTCGTCGTGCTCGCGATCGCGCTGCGCCCGCTGCTCCCAGTCGGCGCCCTCCGCGCGGCCGCCGGCCTGCCCGCCACCGTGCTCGTGCGCGGCCTCATCGCCGGCGCCTTCTTCGGTGCCCAGGTGTACGTCCCCCTCATCCTCACCGAACGCTACGAGCTCACCGCCTCGATGGCCGGCCTCGCGCTCACCCTCGGCGGCCTCGCCTGGGCCGTGACCGCGCAGATCCAGGGCCGCTACGCCGAGCGGCTCTCGCACGCCCGTTGCCTCCGGATCGGGCTGACCCTGCTCGGCGCCTCCCTCGCGATCACGGTCACCGCCGTCACGCTTGCACTGCCCGCGCTCGTGCTGATCGTGGCGTGGGGCTTCGCCGGCGCCGGCATGGGAATCATGTACCCGCGCACCTCGGTGATGACGCTGCAGTCCTCGAGCGAGGCCGATCAGGGCTTCAACAGCTCGGCGATCGCGATCTCCGACGGCATCGGCGCAGCCATCGCCATCGCGCTGGCCGGAATCGTGTTCGTGCTGCTCTCGCCGTTCGGCGGTGTGGTGCCGTTTGTTGGCTGCTTCGCCCTGGCGGGCGGCTTCTGGCTGGTCGCCGTGCTCGTGAGCAGGCGCGCAGCCGTCACGGCGCCGCTCGGCTGA
- a CDS encoding ABC transporter substrate-binding protein: MANRSRKLLFGGVALAAVLVMSGCNANSQPSGEATSGSATALDSVPSGGTLHYLSRRANESFETASAQMVPTSRLRWVHRGLTSWQTFPDKDTVLVPDLATDTGKTDDGGMTWTFTLQDDLTFSDGTPITAQDVKYGVERSFAPMFQGGLGYHKTLLEGGTEYDGPYDGQELDSIEVVDDQTLVFHLNRPFGNWPWIVSMPAFAPVPAAADTNPETYSEHPVASGPYQITSFTKGAQAVFERNPYWKAESDQARFAGPDKIILDMGLNNDTIVQRLIDDKGDDKNAISNALLSPAQFQRIESDPSVESRLANSDSGYFRYIAMNVTRPALADLKVRQAINYAINKSELQSVYGGPKFGGTITSNIMTPGIPGYTPFDLYDGGPTGDVEKAKALLKEAGAENLTLNLAYAADISDIEEKEAKSIKNALAKVGITIELNGLDSDSWFELVSTAGGDYDLTTSGWGADFPSGMSTIQPLFASSEIGNGGGNASQYSNPEVDAAIDAAISEPDLDKAAEMWAAIDKQIMEDAPIVPILVQRTQGLAGSNIVNYFIPSYPPFANELVVGVVTR; encoded by the coding sequence ATGGCGAATCGTTCACGGAAATTGTTGTTCGGAGGAGTCGCGCTCGCCGCGGTCCTCGTCATGTCCGGCTGCAATGCGAACTCGCAGCCGAGCGGCGAAGCGACGAGCGGGAGCGCGACCGCGCTCGACTCCGTTCCGAGCGGCGGCACGCTGCACTACCTCTCCAGGCGCGCGAACGAATCGTTCGAGACCGCGAGCGCCCAGATGGTTCCGACGAGCCGCCTTCGCTGGGTGCACCGTGGGCTGACTTCCTGGCAGACCTTCCCAGACAAGGACACCGTGCTGGTGCCGGACCTCGCCACCGATACCGGCAAGACGGATGACGGCGGCATGACGTGGACCTTCACACTCCAGGACGATCTCACGTTCTCCGACGGCACGCCGATCACGGCGCAGGACGTCAAGTACGGCGTCGAGCGCTCATTCGCACCGATGTTCCAGGGCGGACTCGGTTACCACAAGACGCTGCTCGAGGGCGGCACGGAGTATGACGGACCCTACGACGGCCAGGAGCTCGACTCGATCGAGGTCGTCGACGATCAGACGCTCGTCTTCCACCTGAACCGTCCGTTCGGCAACTGGCCGTGGATCGTCAGCATGCCCGCATTTGCGCCCGTCCCGGCCGCGGCCGACACCAACCCGGAAACCTACAGCGAGCACCCCGTCGCGAGCGGGCCTTACCAGATCACGAGCTTCACGAAGGGCGCGCAAGCGGTCTTCGAGAGGAACCCATACTGGAAGGCCGAGTCCGACCAGGCCCGCTTCGCCGGACCGGACAAGATCATCCTCGACATGGGTCTCAACAACGACACGATCGTGCAGCGACTCATCGACGACAAGGGCGACGACAAGAACGCGATCAGCAATGCGCTGCTCTCCCCCGCCCAGTTCCAGCGGATCGAGTCGGACCCGTCGGTGGAATCCCGCCTGGCCAACAGCGACTCCGGCTACTTCCGCTACATCGCCATGAACGTGACCCGGCCCGCCCTAGCCGACCTCAAGGTCCGCCAGGCGATCAACTACGCCATCAACAAGAGCGAACTGCAAAGCGTCTACGGCGGACCGAAGTTCGGCGGCACCATCACGTCGAACATCATGACGCCCGGCATCCCGGGATACACCCCGTTCGACCTCTACGACGGCGGCCCGACGGGCGACGTCGAGAAGGCCAAGGCGCTCCTCAAGGAGGCCGGGGCCGAGAACCTCACGCTGAACCTGGCCTACGCCGCCGACATCAGCGACATCGAGGAGAAGGAGGCGAAGAGCATCAAGAACGCGCTTGCCAAGGTCGGCATCACCATCGAACTCAACGGCCTCGACTCCGATAGCTGGTTCGAGCTCGTCTCCACCGCCGGCGGCGACTACGACCTCACCACGAGCGGCTGGGGCGCCGACTTCCCGAGCGGCATGAGCACCATCCAGCCTCTGTTCGCGTCGAGCGAGATCGGCAACGGCGGCGGCAACGCCTCGCAGTACTCGAACCCAGAGGTCGACGCGGCGATCGACGCCGCCATCTCGGAACCCGACCTCGACAAGGCCGCCGAGATGTGGGCCGCGATCGACAAGCAGATCATGGAGGATGCCCCGATCGTGCCGATCCTCGTGCAGCGCACGCAGGGACTCGCCGGATCAAACATCGTCAACTACTTCATCCCCTCCTACCCGCCGTTCGCGAACGAGCTGGTCGTCGGTGTCGTCACTCGTTGA